From the genome of Paracoccus seriniphilus, one region includes:
- a CDS encoding DUF983 domain-containing protein, translating to MTQTPLENANAAASDIERPTKQAMIRGALGRCPSCGEGRLFKGYLKVADQCPNCGEALHHQRADDGPAYLTILLVSHLGAPLLLASYIAWRPSAITMILAFGLAAIVLSLLLLPRIKGGMIGLQWARRMHGFGRNAEPANA from the coding sequence ATGACGCAGACACCCCTTGAGAATGCCAATGCCGCGGCGAGCGACATCGAACGCCCGACAAAACAGGCGATGATACGCGGCGCATTGGGGCGCTGCCCCTCATGCGGAGAGGGCCGGCTGTTCAAGGGGTATCTCAAGGTCGCCGATCAATGCCCCAATTGCGGTGAAGCGCTGCATCATCAGCGCGCGGATGACGGTCCTGCCTATCTGACCATTCTGCTTGTGTCGCATCTGGGGGCGCCGCTGCTGCTGGCCAGCTATATCGCCTGGCGGCCTTCGGCAATCACCATGATCCTTGCCTTCGGGTTGGCGGCAATCGTGTTGTCTCTTCTGCTCTTGCCGCGCATCAAGGGCGGAATGATCGGACTGCAATGGGCGCGCCGCATGCATGGCTTCGGCCGCAACGCCGAACCGGCCAACGCATGA
- a CDS encoding tellurite resistance TerB family protein, translated as MTTELPSLSPCDALVAVMVAVSASDQTIRTSELVAIQRMVDHAPVFAQYDDDRIRAVSQTVISLFEEEDGLDALFGLIREALPEKLHETAYALACDVAAADGRLYEGEIEMLAEIRHQMSISRLHAAAIELSSQVRHRVV; from the coding sequence ATGACAACTGAGCTGCCCTCTCTCTCCCCCTGCGACGCACTTGTCGCCGTCATGGTCGCGGTTTCCGCCTCGGATCAGACGATACGCACATCAGAACTGGTGGCCATCCAGCGCATGGTGGACCACGCACCCGTTTTCGCACAATATGATGACGACCGCATTCGCGCCGTCAGCCAGACCGTCATCTCGCTGTTCGAGGAAGAAGACGGGCTGGATGCCCTGTTCGGCCTGATCCGCGAAGCCTTGCCGGAAAAGCTGCATGAAACGGCCTATGCGCTGGCCTGCGATGTCGCCGCGGCGGATGGGCGGCTCTACGAGGGCGAAATAGAGATGCTGGCCGAGATTCGTCATCAGATGAGCATCTCGCGCCTGCATGCGGCCGCCATCGAACTGTCATCACAGGTCCGCCACCGGGTGGTATGA
- a CDS encoding diguanylate cyclase encodes MTARILIADGTATARITLKVRLSAACYDVCTVANAEDLSGQAHLYRPDLIILGTGFARESPVDMALSLMGQPGLAAIPIIMLANESTRLQALRAGVAAVLDPMIDEQMLLARIRGLLRDSDTAVSPADALAEAAATFGPAPRLTNVTLVADNPARAMRWRGALQKRLDAHFTISTPTETLAAAARGQGADLYLIAADISTRGDGLRLLSELRARNGSKNAAFVVATESHRSELSAIALDLGAGEVLPVDLDSDAGVEMAALALQTQLLRKEECDKRRIETQRKLQWAMTDPLTGLYNRRYALPRLTEIARDMQRRGDSFGVIALDLDRFKTINDNFGHAAGDAVLANLARRIQKNTGDSGLAARIGGEEFLIVTPSQTESEAMTLAEQLRDTIEAQPVTLPRLSGGGSIAATCSIGVAIGQSCDATPNPERTAELSMERADRALLKAKSKGRNCVVLAQPETVI; translated from the coding sequence ATGACTGCACGCATCCTGATAGCTGATGGGACCGCGACGGCACGTATAACCCTGAAAGTACGCCTGTCGGCAGCCTGCTATGACGTCTGTACGGTCGCAAATGCCGAGGATCTTTCGGGGCAGGCCCATCTTTATCGACCGGACCTCATCATCCTGGGTACAGGTTTTGCGCGTGAGAGCCCGGTGGATATGGCCCTGTCACTTATGGGACAACCCGGTCTTGCGGCAATTCCCATCATCATGCTTGCCAATGAGTCCACGCGCCTGCAGGCATTGCGGGCGGGGGTCGCAGCTGTCCTTGACCCGATGATCGATGAACAGATGCTCCTGGCCCGGATACGTGGCCTGCTGCGCGATTCTGACACCGCGGTCAGCCCCGCAGACGCCCTGGCCGAAGCTGCCGCCACCTTTGGGCCGGCACCCCGGCTGACCAATGTCACGCTCGTTGCCGACAATCCGGCGCGCGCCATGCGCTGGCGGGGCGCATTGCAAAAGCGGCTTGATGCGCATTTTACGATCAGCACCCCTACCGAAACGCTGGCTGCAGCCGCTCGCGGACAGGGTGCCGACCTTTATCTCATTGCCGCAGATATATCGACCCGCGGCGACGGGCTGAGACTGCTGTCCGAGCTTCGCGCCCGGAACGGTTCGAAAAATGCGGCATTCGTCGTGGCAACCGAATCTCACCGTTCGGAGCTTTCCGCCATCGCCCTCGACCTTGGCGCTGGAGAGGTATTGCCCGTCGATCTTGACTCTGACGCCGGGGTCGAAATGGCAGCACTGGCCCTTCAGACGCAACTGCTGCGCAAGGAGGAATGCGACAAGCGCCGGATCGAAACACAGCGCAAGCTGCAATGGGCCATGACCGATCCGCTGACCGGTTTGTACAATCGCCGCTATGCACTTCCTCGTCTGACCGAGATTGCCCGCGACATGCAGCGGCGCGGCGACAGTTTCGGGGTGATTGCCCTGGATCTGGACCGTTTCAAGACCATCAACGACAATTTCGGCCACGCCGCAGGTGACGCGGTTCTGGCCAATCTGGCGCGCCGGATCCAGAAGAACACCGGTGACAGCGGGCTCGCGGCCCGCATCGGCGGCGAGGAATTTCTGATTGTGACCCCCTCGCAGACCGAGAGCGAGGCCATGACCCTGGCCGAGCAGCTGCGTGACACGATAGAGGCGCAGCCGGTGACCCTGCCGCGCCTTTCCGGCGGCGGGTCCATCGCCGCGACATGCTCGATCGGCGTCGCAATCGGGCAGTCATGCGATGCGACGCCCAATCCGGAACGGACCGCCGAACTGTCGATGGAACGCGCCGACCGCGCTCTGCTGAAAGCCAAGTCCAAAGGCCGAAACTGCGTGGTGCTGGCCCAACCCGAAACCGTCATATAG
- a CDS encoding glycosyl hydrolase family 28-related protein: MNIAITDGLLLMPPAFHAGLNAWSRSDGTSGSPTWADAENAGINPADQDFGPCLEIYKQQTTTKLRFMGETPMIPGVYLRVSARVKAVAGALCSVRIAGWAGDGSRNHVAGLTETGETVPLPGYGEVVEVSAIVGVGARDGVDMGWGTLPVYGHFGLDLVGANGGAIRIESIRIEDVTSAFIPSLIDWVDVRDFGAVGDGVTNDRAAFVAADRAANGGWILVPEGEFHIDGDLGIESPIRFKGTLKTPASTRISFLQSFDFPTYADAFGSEALGLEKALQALFGYTDHVSLDLRGRRVELDKPVFIGEIAPGLSEFSNRRVICNGSLLAVADGDWETGQWSSRATYSPSKPTRLTNVENVAAIEIGSRVIGNGVGREVYVRDKNVSAGWLELSQPLYGGAGTRNYSFERYRYLLDFSGVNQIDRLNFVDLDINCNGVASAIMLPPKGEMIAMRDCYVTRPRDRAITSIGRGCQDMLIDRCQFLSNEMSLPAQQRTSIAINVNANDVKMRNNRFVRFAHFMVACGSGHIITGNHWFQGDNSNDGLRYAGLVLTQKNVQTTISGNYIDNASIEWTNEHSAYPDFTGEEFSFGGLTLTGNTCLCSKTVPWFTWLTVKPYGSGHFVHGLSVVGNVFKALYNAIDRIERVDTSIADLDYNNMRNIQFEANTFNGVVNYVSNPLMVIHDQASLNNKWTLPVIEGLPFQGWAKSVQSVVAESALTNSTGEKVDAMPWVQTQIGSSKRQIRLNWSQKLKGRVCIYARMDRPQ; the protein is encoded by the coding sequence ATGAACATAGCGATCACCGACGGGCTTTTGCTGATGCCTCCCGCATTTCACGCGGGTCTGAACGCCTGGTCGCGCAGCGACGGAACATCGGGCAGCCCGACCTGGGCCGATGCAGAGAATGCCGGGATCAATCCGGCCGATCAGGATTTCGGGCCCTGCCTTGAAATCTACAAGCAGCAAACCACCACGAAACTCCGCTTCATGGGCGAAACGCCGATGATCCCTGGCGTGTATCTGCGCGTCTCGGCACGGGTCAAGGCTGTCGCGGGTGCCCTCTGCAGTGTGCGCATTGCCGGTTGGGCCGGGGACGGATCGCGCAATCATGTCGCGGGGCTGACCGAGACAGGCGAGACCGTCCCGCTGCCCGGATACGGTGAAGTGGTCGAGGTCAGCGCCATCGTCGGCGTCGGCGCGCGTGATGGCGTGGATATGGGCTGGGGTACCCTGCCGGTCTACGGGCATTTCGGGCTGGACCTCGTGGGGGCCAATGGCGGTGCAATCCGGATTGAATCGATCCGCATCGAGGATGTGACATCCGCCTTCATCCCTTCGTTGATCGACTGGGTGGATGTGCGCGATTTCGGCGCGGTGGGTGACGGCGTCACCAATGACCGTGCGGCCTTCGTGGCGGCAGACAGGGCTGCGAATGGCGGCTGGATCCTTGTTCCCGAAGGTGAATTCCATATCGATGGCGACTTGGGGATCGAAAGCCCGATCCGCTTCAAAGGAACGCTGAAGACGCCTGCCTCGACGCGAATTTCCTTTCTGCAGAGCTTTGATTTTCCAACCTATGCAGATGCTTTCGGCAGTGAGGCACTTGGGCTGGAAAAGGCGTTGCAGGCACTGTTTGGCTATACCGATCACGTCTCGCTGGATTTGCGGGGGCGGCGGGTCGAACTGGACAAGCCGGTTTTCATTGGCGAAATCGCTCCCGGTCTGAGCGAATTTTCCAACCGTCGCGTGATCTGCAATGGCAGTCTGCTTGCGGTGGCAGATGGCGATTGGGAGACGGGTCAGTGGAGCAGTCGCGCGACCTATAGCCCCTCGAAGCCGACCCGTCTGACCAATGTCGAGAATGTCGCCGCCATCGAGATCGGAAGCCGGGTGATCGGCAATGGAGTCGGGCGCGAGGTCTATGTTCGGGACAAGAATGTCTCGGCGGGCTGGCTGGAACTGTCGCAGCCGCTTTATGGCGGTGCTGGAACGCGCAACTACAGCTTTGAGAGATATCGTTACTTGCTGGATTTCTCAGGCGTGAACCAGATCGACCGGCTGAACTTCGTGGATCTGGATATCAACTGCAATGGCGTTGCCAGCGCGATCATGCTGCCGCCCAAGGGCGAGATGATCGCCATGCGCGATTGCTATGTGACCCGACCCAGGGATCGCGCGATCACCTCGATCGGACGGGGATGTCAGGACATGTTGATCGACCGCTGCCAGTTCCTGTCCAACGAAATGTCATTGCCCGCACAGCAGCGCACAAGCATTGCCATCAATGTGAACGCCAATGACGTGAAGATGCGCAACAACCGATTTGTCCGATTTGCGCATTTCATGGTGGCCTGCGGCAGCGGGCATATCATCACCGGCAATCACTGGTTTCAGGGCGACAACAGCAATGACGGGCTGCGCTATGCGGGGCTGGTTCTGACCCAGAAGAATGTTCAGACCACGATCTCGGGAAACTACATCGACAATGCCTCGATCGAATGGACCAATGAACACAGCGCCTATCCCGATTTCACCGGGGAAGAGTTCAGCTTTGGCGGTCTGACCCTGACCGGGAACACCTGTCTTTGCAGCAAGACCGTGCCCTGGTTCACCTGGCTGACGGTGAAACCCTATGGAAGCGGCCATTTCGTGCATGGGCTGAGCGTCGTCGGAAATGTCTTCAAGGCGCTGTACAATGCCATTGACCGGATCGAGCGTGTCGATACCTCGATTGCCGATCTGGATTACAACAACATGCGCAATATCCAGTTCGAGGCGAATACCTTCAATGGCGTGGTCAATTATGTCTCGAACCCGCTGATGGTCATTCATGATCAGGCCAGCCTGAACAACAAGTGGACGCTGCCCGTGATCGAGGGGCTGCC
- a CDS encoding NUDIX domain-containing protein gives MILLRRSRAGTSVLMGMRGAKAAFMPSKYVFPGGAVDPEDTMAVLSRPLADIHHRRLLAEPREEAPANPRAIAAAALRELAEETGLLIGNPASPPSPWPGYAEAALAADASALRYVFRAITPPGRPRRFDAHFFLADAARITGDPDDFSRACDELSHLHWVPLTEARNLNLPFITEVVLAEVAQLASAVPHDAELPDPATVPFFDNRGSSPRFSQIA, from the coding sequence ATGATCCTGCTGCGGCGCAGTCGCGCGGGCACATCCGTTCTGATGGGAATGCGCGGCGCAAAAGCCGCTTTCATGCCGTCAAAATATGTCTTTCCCGGCGGCGCGGTCGACCCCGAGGATACCATGGCGGTGCTGTCGCGACCGCTGGCCGACATCCATCACCGCCGCCTGCTGGCCGAACCGCGTGAGGAAGCCCCAGCGAACCCAAGGGCTATAGCCGCCGCCGCTTTGCGAGAACTGGCAGAGGAAACAGGCCTATTGATCGGCAATCCGGCGTCGCCACCATCGCCTTGGCCGGGCTATGCCGAAGCGGCGCTGGCCGCCGATGCATCGGCGCTGCGATATGTCTTTCGCGCCATCACGCCGCCGGGACGCCCGCGCCGTTTTGATGCCCATTTCTTCCTGGCCGATGCCGCCAGGATCACCGGCGATCCCGACGATTTCAGCCGGGCCTGTGACGAGCTGTCCCATCTGCACTGGGTGCCATTGACCGAAGCACGCAACCTCAATCTGCCCTTCATCACCGAGGTGGTTCTGGCCGAGGTTGCGCAACTGGCCAGTGCGGTCCCGCATGACGCCGAATTGCCAGATCCCGCGACTGTTCCATTCTTTGACAATCGCGGGTCAAGCCCCCGGTTTTCCCAGATCGCCTGA
- a CDS encoding nicotinate-nucleotide adenylyltransferase, translating to MRAGLPMATSGLKIGLLGGSFDPAHSGHLHISKVALNRFGLDRVWWLVSPGNPLKAHGPAPVEIRLAAARMASDSPRIIVTDIETRLGTRMTADTIAGLRHLYHDVNFVWLMGSDNLCQFHRWDRWREIARSVPIGVLARPGSRNAARHAPAAQMMRRWRLPQAEAATLVTRKAPAWVLINLPMTPESSTAIRKRNGMIRGRKDT from the coding sequence ATGAGAGCTGGGCTACCCATGGCGACCTCCGGTCTGAAGATCGGTTTGCTTGGCGGATCGTTTGATCCGGCGCATTCGGGGCATCTGCATATCAGCAAGGTCGCGCTCAATCGGTTCGGCCTTGACCGTGTATGGTGGCTGGTCTCGCCCGGAAATCCATTGAAGGCTCATGGGCCGGCTCCTGTCGAGATCCGCCTGGCGGCGGCGCGCATGGCTTCGGATTCACCGCGTATCATTGTGACCGATATCGAGACCCGGCTTGGTACAAGGATGACGGCGGATACCATAGCCGGGCTGCGCCACCTCTACCATGACGTGAATTTTGTCTGGTTGATGGGGTCGGACAATCTCTGCCAGTTCCATCGCTGGGATCGCTGGCGCGAGATCGCCCGGTCCGTGCCCATTGGTGTGCTGGCGCGTCCCGGTTCGCGCAATGCCGCGCGGCATGCGCCCGCCGCCCAGATGATGCGCCGCTGGCGCTTGCCACAGGCCGAGGCCGCAACACTGGTCACACGCAAGGCCCCGGCCTGGGTTCTGATCAACCTGCCGATGACGCCAGAATCCTCGACCGCCATTCGCAAAAGGAACGGCATGATCCGCGGCCGGAAAGACACATGA
- a CDS encoding heme NO-binding domain-containing protein has translation MQQLVVRAVEEFLRQTYGDDLWLRVAGNPGDDDRLALMGGAFTSRGVSVRNLVTSAAAELGKTAQELLEDGGAWLAGREAIRRLLRFSGHDFRDFILSLEELPGRVHFVVPDLGVPEINVSVCEQGVFWLTLPEDSLGWPSILGGIIRAMADDYGALGVVTVEGNVVTVGIPDDDFSAGREFSLVRDVASGTVEAL, from the coding sequence ATGCAGCAACTTGTCGTTCGAGCGGTCGAAGAATTCCTGCGCCAGACCTATGGCGATGACTTGTGGCTCCGGGTGGCCGGGAACCCGGGGGACGATGACAGACTGGCATTGATGGGGGGCGCTTTCACTTCGCGGGGCGTTTCGGTCAGGAATCTTGTCACATCCGCAGCGGCAGAGTTGGGCAAGACGGCGCAGGAGTTGCTTGAGGACGGTGGGGCCTGGCTGGCCGGGCGCGAGGCGATTCGCCGGTTGTTGCGCTTCTCGGGGCATGATTTCCGCGATTTCATCCTGAGCCTGGAAGAACTGCCAGGTCGGGTGCATTTCGTCGTGCCCGATCTGGGGGTTCCCGAGATCAATGTTTCCGTTTGTGAGCAGGGGGTGTTCTGGCTGACATTGCCCGAGGATTCCCTGGGCTGGCCATCGATTCTGGGCGGCATCATTCGTGCCATGGCAGATGACTACGGTGCCTTGGGCGTGGTGACTGTCGAGGGCAATGTCGTCACCGTGGGCATTCCCGATGACGATTTTTCTGCGGGGCGTGAATTCAGCCTTGTGCGGGATGTGGCGTCCGGCACGGTCGAGGCCCTCTGA
- a CDS encoding lysine--tRNA ligase, with product MSTLRDAAMKSKAWPFEEARRVLKRYEKKAPEKGYVLFETGYGPSGLPHIGTFGEVARTTMIRRAFELISDIPTRLICFSDDMDGMRKVPENVPDQAMLQEHLQKPLTSVPDPFGEYDSFGAHNNAMLRRFLDTFGFEYEFVSATENYKSGKFDDILLRAVERYDDIMKVMLASLREERQQTYSCFLPISPKSGRVLYVPIKHVDAAAGTITFDDEDGEETTLPVTGGQVKLQWKPDFGARWAALDVDFEMYGKDHSTNTPIYDRICEILGGRKPEHFTYELFLDQNGQKISKSKGNGLSIDEWLTYASTESLSYFMYLKPKTAKRMYFDVIPKAVDEYHQQLRAYHDQSPEQQLANPVWHIHGGNVPRSDMVVPFQMLLNLASVAGAKDRAGLWGFIRRYAPEASPETHPALDEAAGFAVRYFNDFVAPTRTYRLPSDVERAAMEDLARRLAAWDQDVDAEALQSMVFAIGKEHGFDPLRAWFSALYQVLLGADQGPRFGGFIALYGIEETRLLIEKALSGELVSGDTVQS from the coding sequence ATGAGCACTCTGCGCGATGCGGCAATGAAATCGAAGGCCTGGCCGTTCGAGGAGGCGCGCCGGGTGCTGAAACGTTACGAGAAGAAGGCACCAGAAAAAGGCTATGTCCTGTTCGAGACCGGTTATGGTCCCTCGGGCCTGCCCCATATCGGCACCTTTGGCGAGGTGGCGCGCACCACGATGATCCGTCGCGCCTTCGAGCTGATCAGCGACATTCCCACCCGCCTGATCTGTTTTTCCGATGACATGGACGGCATGCGCAAGGTGCCCGAGAATGTCCCCGATCAGGCAATGCTGCAGGAGCATCTGCAAAAGCCGCTGACCTCTGTGCCCGATCCCTTTGGCGAATATGACAGCTTCGGTGCCCATAACAACGCCATGCTGCGCCGCTTTCTAGACACCTTCGGCTTCGAATATGAATTCGTCAGCGCCACCGAGAACTACAAATCGGGGAAATTCGACGATATCCTGCTGCGGGCGGTCGAACGTTATGACGACATCATGAAGGTGATGCTGGCCAGCCTGCGCGAAGAGCGCCAGCAGACCTATAGCTGCTTCCTGCCGATCAGCCCGAAATCGGGCCGGGTGCTGTATGTGCCCATCAAGCATGTCGATGCCGCTGCCGGAACGATTACCTTTGACGACGAGGATGGCGAGGAAACAACCCTTCCGGTGACCGGCGGTCAGGTCAAGCTGCAATGGAAGCCGGATTTCGGAGCCAGATGGGCGGCGCTGGATGTCGATTTCGAGATGTATGGCAAGGACCATTCCACCAATACGCCGATCTATGACCGGATCTGTGAAATTCTGGGTGGGCGCAAGCCCGAGCATTTCACCTATGAGCTGTTCCTGGACCAGAACGGCCAGAAGATCAGCAAGTCCAAGGGGAACGGCCTGTCGATCGACGAATGGCTGACCTATGCCTCGACCGAGAGCCTGTCCTATTTCATGTATCTGAAACCCAAAACGGCCAAGCGGATGTATTTCGACGTCATCCCCAAGGCCGTGGACGAATATCACCAGCAGCTGCGCGCCTATCACGATCAGAGCCCCGAACAGCAGCTGGCCAACCCGGTCTGGCATATCCACGGCGGCAATGTGCCCCGGTCGGATATGGTGGTGCCCTTCCAGATGCTGCTCAATCTGGCATCGGTAGCCGGGGCCAAGGACCGCGCCGGGCTGTGGGGCTTCATCCGCCGCTATGCGCCCGAGGCCAGCCCCGAGACCCATCCGGCCCTGGATGAGGCCGCCGGTTTTGCCGTGCGTTATTTCAATGATTTCGTGGCCCCGACGCGGACCTATCGTCTGCCGAGCGATGTCGAGCGTGCCGCGATGGAGGATTTGGCCAGACGGCTGGCGGCCTGGGATCAGGATGTCGATGCTGAAGCCCTGCAATCCATGGTCTTCGCCATTGGCAAGGAACACGGGTTCGACCCGCTGCGCGCCTGGTTCAGTGCCCTGTATCAGGTGCTGCTGGGTGCCGATCAGGGACCGCGTTTCGGCGGCTTTATCGCCCTTTACGGAATCGAGGAAACCCGGCTGCTGATTGAAAAGGCCCTGTCGGGCGAGTTGGTTTCAGGCGACACCGTGCAATCCTGA
- a CDS encoding DUF3572 family protein, with protein sequence MKDQDRPQQLAASLLLYVLERPELVEGFLGVSGLRPEDLRQMAGTAELDLPLLDYILEDDGRVLDAAEALNLRPEDFLKTRIALDGPGGYGWEVG encoded by the coding sequence ATGAAGGATCAGGACAGGCCGCAACAGCTTGCGGCTTCATTGTTGCTTTACGTCCTGGAACGCCCCGAGTTGGTCGAGGGCTTCCTGGGGGTGTCCGGATTGCGTCCGGAGGATCTGCGCCAAATGGCGGGAACTGCGGAACTGGATTTACCCTTGCTGGATTATATCCTTGAAGATGACGGTCGCGTTCTGGATGCCGCCGAAGCCCTGAACCTGCGCCCCGAGGATTTCCTGAAGACACGGATCGCTCTGGATGGGCCGGGGGGATATGGCTGGGAAGTGGGTTAG
- the dacB gene encoding D-alanyl-D-alanine carboxypeptidase/D-alanyl-D-alanine-endopeptidase, translating into MRTLGRRSLLAGLLALPASRVLAQDETLFSRPPVRPVPSTSRLIARAGAAATVGYALIDRKTGGVMDAGGADLPLPPASTMKALTALYALDRLGGDFRFRTRILRAGDTLILAGGGDPVLNTDDLAALADNLVAVGQASPARFVVWGGALPSIEEIAPAQADYLAYNPALSGMILNFNRVHLGWRPGADGVQMSLQARAARHSPRAYTISAQARSQARLFDYHKDDRQEFWTVSRAAVARAGSRWLPVRNPELYAGDVFQTLCRAKGLVLPRPEVISQLPAATEVVAHESPQLRELLRDMLKFSTNLTAEVIGLRASGAAGQEASAGAMQGWLQEQGLGQDFLLRDHSGLSTQSRVTALGLARAVSLAKGAEELAGLLKVNPLDEDLGVNEQRDFTVSGKTGTLNFVSNLTGHLETTDGKAASFAILCTDAPRQLASVGQEMPAGVITWTLRAKQLQRDMLTGWAARFL; encoded by the coding sequence ATGAGGACACTGGGGCGCCGATCTCTCCTGGCGGGTCTTCTTGCGCTTCCGGCTTCGCGGGTTCTGGCGCAGGATGAGACGCTGTTTTCGCGCCCGCCGGTCCGGCCGGTGCCTTCGACATCCCGACTGATCGCCCGCGCGGGGGCGGCGGCAACGGTTGGCTATGCGTTGATCGACCGCAAGACCGGCGGGGTGATGGACGCCGGAGGTGCAGATCTGCCGCTGCCACCCGCCAGCACGATGAAGGCCCTGACAGCACTTTATGCGCTGGATCGCCTGGGCGGAGACTTCCGTTTTCGCACCCGCATCCTGCGTGCCGGAGACACGCTGATTCTGGCGGGCGGTGGTGACCCGGTTTTGAACACAGATGATCTGGCCGCGCTTGCCGACAATCTTGTGGCCGTCGGACAGGCCTCGCCCGCGCGTTTTGTCGTCTGGGGCGGTGCCTTGCCGTCAATCGAGGAGATCGCGCCGGCGCAGGCCGATTATCTGGCCTATAATCCGGCACTGTCCGGCATGATCCTGAATTTCAACCGTGTCCATCTGGGCTGGCGGCCCGGGGCAGATGGCGTGCAGATGTCGCTGCAGGCCCGTGCAGCCCGGCATTCTCCACGCGCCTATACGATTTCCGCGCAGGCCCGCAGTCAGGCAAGGCTTTTCGACTATCACAAGGACGACAGGCAGGAATTCTGGACGGTGTCGCGGGCAGCGGTCGCGCGTGCCGGAAGCCGCTGGTTGCCGGTGCGCAACCCCGAGCTTTATGCCGGCGATGTCTTTCAGACCCTGTGCCGAGCCAAGGGGCTGGTGCTGCCCCGCCCCGAGGTGATCTCGCAGCTGCCTGCCGCGACCGAGGTGGTCGCCCATGAAAGCCCGCAATTGCGCGAATTGTTGCGAGACATGCTGAAGTTCTCGACCAATCTGACGGCCGAAGTCATCGGCTTGCGGGCCAGCGGCGCGGCTGGTCAGGAGGCATCCGCCGGTGCGATGCAGGGCTGGTTGCAGGAGCAGGGGCTGGGGCAGGATTTTCTGCTGCGAGATCATTCCGGCCTGTCAACGCAAAGCCGGGTGACGGCCCTTGGGCTGGCGCGGGCGGTGTCTTTGGCGAAGGGGGCCGAAGAACTGGCAGGCTTGCTGAAGGTCAATCCCCTGGACGAGGATCTCGGGGTGAATGAGCAGCGCGATTTCACTGTCTCGGGCAAGACCGGCACATTGAATTTCGTGTCCAATCTGACCGGCCATCTGGAAACGACGGATGGCAAAGCGGCAAGCTTCGCCATCCTTTGCACGGATGCCCCGCGCCAATTGGCCTCGGTGGGGCAGGAAATGCCTGCGGGGGTCATCACCTGGACGCTCCGCGCCAAGCAATTGCAGCGCGACATGCTGACAGGCTGGGCAGCGCGGTTCCTCTAG
- a CDS encoding GGDEF domain-containing protein translates to MSHGEYTITMSPDALDRLMPMHCMIDGAGHLHGMGSTLRKFASDGARSLDEMFENGRSASGSDVLAVVLRAARNGDRLFLRPCHMRDICLRGHAMELGSGRIVINLGFGIDLVRAVSRAMLTDRDFAPPELAMELLFMREAMHGALGELSRFNQQLDMAREMAQLQAHTDPLTGLRNRRGLEMALKSAFASAKLNETPGFALAHIDLDHFKLVNDMLGHAAGDELLCQVGKILVQATRGHDTVARFGGDEFILVLRDLTDVATLKRLARRIIVAIEGLTEPINSCAVSASIGIVLSPGYRELSVERMLLDVDAALYQSKREGRGRVTIYAKPLADCI, encoded by the coding sequence ATGTCACATGGGGAATACACGATCACCATGTCACCGGATGCTCTGGACCGGCTGATGCCGATGCATTGCATGATCGACGGCGCCGGCCATCTGCACGGCATGGGTTCGACATTGCGGAAATTTGCATCTGATGGAGCCAGGAGCCTGGACGAGATGTTCGAAAACGGGCGCTCCGCCTCTGGATCCGATGTGCTGGCGGTGGTGCTCCGGGCAGCAAGGAATGGTGACCGATTGTTTCTGCGACCCTGCCATATGCGGGATATCTGTCTGCGCGGGCACGCGATGGAACTGGGATCGGGTCGGATTGTCATCAACCTGGGGTTCGGCATTGATCTTGTGCGGGCCGTCAGCCGCGCGATGCTGACTGATCGTGATTTCGCGCCGCCAGAGCTTGCGATGGAACTGCTGTTCATGCGTGAAGCGATGCATGGCGCGTTGGGTGAGTTGTCGCGCTTCAACCAGCAACTGGATATGGCGAGGGAAATGGCCCAGTTGCAGGCGCATACCGATCCGCTGACGGGCTTGCGCAATCGGCGCGGGCTGGAAATGGCACTGAAATCTGCATTTGCGTCCGCCAAACTGAATGAAACGCCCGGTTTTGCATTGGCCCATATAGATCTGGACCATTTCAAGCTGGTGAATGACATGCTGGGTCATGCAGCCGGAGACGAACTGCTGTGCCAGGTTGGCAAGATTCTGGTTCAGGCAACCCGAGGGCATGATACGGTTGCCAGATTTGGCGGCGATGAATTCATTCTGGTGCTGCGCGATCTGACAGATGTTGCGACGCTGAAACGTCTGGCGCGGCGGATCATAGTCGCGATCGAAGGATTGACAGAGCCCATCAATTCCTGTGCCGTCTCGGCCAGCATCGGCATCGTGCTGTCGCCGGGCTATCGCGAGCTGTCGGTCGAAAGAATGCTGCTGGATGTGGATGCCGCCCTGTATCAGTCCAAGCGCGAGGGTAGGGGCCGGGTCACGATATATGCCAAGCCTCTGGCGGATTGTATATGA